A region of the Candidatus Effluviviaceae Genus I sp. genome:
CCGACGGCGCGTGGTCCGTCTCCGTGGACCTCGAGCCCGGCGAGTACCAGTACAAGTACTTCGTGAACGGGCAGTGGCCCCAGGACATGGAGACCTTCCTCGCCGGAGGCCCGGCCGACGCCGACGCCGACGCCCACACGGACGACGGCTACGGCGGCAAGAACGCCGTGCGCATCGTGGGCGAGGGCGGACCCGGCGAGGCCGCCGCGCTCGAGCCCGCGCCCGCGCTCGCCGACGGCTTCGCGCGCATCCACTACCACCGCGTGAAGGGCGACTACGGCGGCTGGGGCCTTCACACGTGGGAGGACGTCGTCGGCCCGACGCAGTGGACGAGCCCGCTTCCGCCGACCGGTCGCGACCCCTACGGTCTCTACTGGGACGTGAAGCTCGCCGCGGGAGCGAAGCGCGTGGGGTTCATCGTGCACAAGGGCGACGCGAAGGACCCCGGCCCGGACATGTTCCTCGAGCCCGGGACGAAGGGGCGCGAGGTCTGGCTCATCACGGGGAGGAACGAGATGCACACGAGCGCGCCTGACGTGTCGCTTCTCGCGCTGGGCGACCTCACGAGGATGCGCGCGCACTGGCTGGCGCGCGGTCTCGTCGCGTGGCGGGTCAGGCACACCGAGGGCAACACCTACCGGCTGCACGCGGCGCCCGACGGCGGGCTCGCGCTGACTACGACCGGCGTGACGGGCGGGGAGAGCTTCGCGCTCACGCCCGATCCGGCAGGACTCCCGCGCGAGGCGGCGGCCGCGTTTCCGCACCTCATGGGCCCGCAGGCGCTCCGGCTGTCCGACGCCGACGCCGGCCGAGCGCGCGAGCTTGTGAAGGGGCAGGTCGTGGTGTCCGTGACCGGGCCCGACGGCAGACTCCTCGACGCGACCGGGTTGCAGATCCCCGGCGTGCTCGACGACCTCTTCGCGTACGACGGCCCGCTCGGCGTGCGCTGGCAGCACGAGGCGCCGATCCTCTCGGTCTGGGCGCCCACGGCGAAGAGCGTGAAGCTCCACCTCTTCGACTGGTCGCGCGCGAAGGCCGCCGGCGAGATCGTGCCGATGACCGAGGAGGCGGGCGTGTGGAGCGCGAAGGGCGCTCCCGAGTGGAAGGGCAAGTTCTACCTCTACGAGGTGACCGTGTACTTCCCTGCGACGGGGCGCGTCGAGGTCAACATGGTCACCGACCCGTACTCGCGCAGCCTCTCGACGAACAGCGAGCGGAGCCAGATCGTGGACCTCGACGTCGAGCCGCTCAAGCCCGAGCGGTGGGACTCGCTCGTGAAGCCGCGACTCGACGCGCCGGAGGACATCGTCATCTACGAGCTCCACGTGCGCGACTTCAGCGCGAGCGACCCGATGGTGCGCGAGGAGTTCCGCGGGACGTACGAGGCGTTCACGCTCGACTCGCACGGCACGCGGCATCTGCGCGAACTCGCGGGCGCCGGCCTCACGCACGTCCACCTGCTCCCGGTGTTCGACATCGCGACCATCAACGAGGACCGCTCCACGTGGCAGGGCCCCGGCGACCTCTCGCGGTTCGGCCCCGACTCCGAGGAGCAGCAGGCGGCCGTCGCGCGCGTGCGGGACTTCGACGCCTACAACTGGGGCTACGACCCGTTCCACTTCGGCGTGCCCGAGGGGAGCTACGCGCGGGACCCCGACGGCGCGCACCGCGTCCTCGAGTTCCGTCAGATGGTCAAGGCGCTCTCGGACATGGGGCTTCGCGTCGTCATGGACGTCGTGTACAACCACACGCACGCAAGCGGCCTCGATCGCGGGTCCGTGCTCGACAAGATCGTGCCGGGCTACTACCACCGCCTGAACGCGGACGGGTTCGTCGAGACGAGCACCTGCTGCCAGAACACGGCCACCGAGCACCGGATGATGGAGCGCCTCATGGTGGACGACGTCGTGCACTGGGCGCGGAACTACAAGGTGGACGGGTTCCGGTTCGACCTCATGGGCCACCACATGAAGCGCAACATGCTCGCCGTGCGCGAGGCGCTCGATGCGCTCACGCTCGAAGAGCACGGCGTGGACGGGCGGAGCGTGTACGTCTACGGCGAGGGGTGGGACTTCGGCGAGGTGCAGGGCGGGAAGCGCGGCGTCAACGCAACGCAGGTCAACGTGGCGGGCACGGGCATCGGCGCGTTCAACGACCGCATCCGCGACGCCATCCGCGGGGGAAGCGCGTTCAGCGACCGGCGCGAGCAGGGGTTCGCCACGGGCCTCTTCTACGATCCCAACGGCCTCAATCGCGGCGGCGAGCAGGACCGTCAGACGCTGCTGCGGATCACCGACCGGCTCAAGGTCGGGCTCGCGGGCGGGCTGCGCAACTACGCGTTCACCGACCGGAGCGGCCGGACGGCGCGCGGCGGGGACGGCGACAACGGCGGGTACACGGCGGAGCCGAGGGAGTCCATCAACTACTGCTCGGCGCACGACAACGAGACGCTGTTCGACAAGATCGCGTTCGCGGCGGCCGCATCGGCGACGCTCGATGACCGCGTGCGCATGCAGTGCCTCGGCATGAGCCTCGTCGCGCTGGGGCAGGGGGTGCCGTTCTTCCACGCCGGCGTGGACATGCTGCGGTCGAAGTCGCTCGAGACCGACAGCTACAACGCCGGCGACTGGTTCAACCGCCTGGACTTCACGTACGAGTCGAACAACTTCGGCGTCGGGCTCCCGAGCGCGGAGAAGAACCGGGACCGCTGGGACCTCATGCGACCGGTCCTGGCGCGCGCCGACATCCGGCCCGGGAAGGCGGAGATCGTTCGGGCCGCCGAGCACTTCCGCGAGATGCTGCGCGTCCGGAAGAGCAGCCCGCTCTTCCGCCTTCGCGCGGCGACGGACGTGCAGGCGCGCCTGCGGTTCCACAACAACGGGCCAGACCAGGTCCCGGGCCTCGTCGTGATGGAGCTTCTCGACGCCGGCGCCGGGCTTCCGGACCTCGATCCGAGCGCGAGCCGCATCGTCGTTCTCTTCAACGCGTCGAAGGCGGCCGTCACCTTCGGCGCGCCGGAGTGGAAGAAGGGCGGGTTCGCGTTACATCCGGTGCTCGCGGCGTCGGGAGATCCCGTCGTGAGGACGGCGTCGTTCGACCGCGGGCGCGGGCAGTTCACCGTGCCGGCGAGGACCGCGGCCGTCTTCGTCGAGCCCTGACGTGCGGCGCTTCGGGCATCCGAGGAGGTGGGGGCCGTGAGGCGGACATGGGCCATCGCGCTCGTGGCCGCCGCGGTCGTCCTGGCCGCGCTCGGGCCGCGCATCCGTGTCGGCTGGCTCGCCGCACGCCTGCTCTACGAGACGGCGAGGCCGTTCGAGGCCTCGTCGCCCGCGCGGCTTCGCGCGGAGCCGCTCGTCCAGGTGATCGAGCTTGAGGTCGGCCACGCCGTCGTCGTCGCCGACCTCTACCGTCCGCCGGGCCGGGGGCCGCACCCGGGCATCCTGCTCGTCCACGGCATGGCCGACGCCGGGCGGAGCGACGAGCGTCTCACGCGCTTCGCCGACGCGCTCGCCCGCGCCGGGTACGTCGTGCTCGTGCCCGATCTTGAGGGTCTCAGGCGCTTCCGCGTGAGCCTCGACGACGTCGGGACGATCGTCTCGGCGTTCGAGCACCTGAGGAGCGCCCCGGGGGTCCGCACGGACCGCGTCGCGATGTTCGGGGCAAGCTACTCCGGGGCACTCGCGCTCCTGGCCGCCGCCGACCCGGCGATCGCCGACGGCGTCAGGTTCTGCTTCCTCCTCGGCGCGTACCACGATCTCAGGAACGTCATCGTCTTCATGACCACGGGCCACTACCGCGTAGACGGCCAGTGGGCGCGGCTCGAGCCGGAGAACTTCGGGCGGTGGGTGTTCCTGCTGAACGTCGACGATGTCGTCGAGAGCCCGTCGGACCGGGAGACGCTCGAACGCATCGCTCTCGCGAAGCTCGCGGACCCGGACGCGGACGTGTTCTCGCTCGTCGGTCGTCTGGGCGCGGAGGGCCGCCGGGTGTTCGACATCATCACGGCGACGGACCCCGATGCCGCCGTCGCGCTTCTCGATGAGCTCCCGGAGCGCGCAAGCGAGTACCTTGCGCGGCTCTCCCCGAAGGGCTCGATGGCGAGCGTGAAGGCGCGGCTCATCCTCGTCCACGGTCGAGACGACAACATGATCCCGTACACCGAGAGCCTGGCGCTCGCCGAGGAGGCGCCGGCGGGCACCCGCACGAGGCTCGAGCTCCTGGGCTCCTTCCGGCACGTGGACCTCATCGTCGAGCCGGACGGCGGCGTGCACAGCCTGGCAAGGGCGGCTGCCGAGATCCTGGCGCTGTACTCCATCGCATGGGACATCGTGGCCGAGGGGCGCCTGTGAGGGGCGGGGAGACGCCGGGCCGGCCGCTGCTCCCGCGGGCCGCCCGCCGCTCCCTCGCGCCTGCCATGCTCGCTCCCATGTTCCTAAGTGTGTCATGGACGTACTGAGGCGGGCTTCCTCAGATTTCTCTTGCCGCGAAACCGCCCCCGGGCGTACCGTGACCTCGTGACCCCGCACGCACTCGCGGGGCGCACGGACGGCGAAGGGCGACGCGCAGCGCTCGACGCGTCGCCGATCTCACGCGGCGGGAGCCGCACGCCGTCTCAGAGCGCGAGCGGGAGCGCGTCCCGCCTCGCGCACCCCCCTCGAGAAGGGAGCGTCCTGCGGCCGGGGCGCTCCCGCTTTCTTGAGGCGCGCGCCTCGCGCGACGGGGGAGACGGCCGGCCGGTCCGTCGAGGGCGGCGGCCGCCTTGACTTGCCGGGTCCCGTCCTGCTAGGATTCCCGAAAGCCAAGGGCCCCGCGGAGCCGCCGCCGTGTTCCGACGCAAGAAGACCCCGCTGCGCGAAGGGAAGCCCAAGTCCGGGCTCTTCCTCGTCAAGAACGGTGTTCGCAGAGAGGTGAGCTTCGAGGAACTGGCCCTGTCGAACACGCTCTCCCTTGAGGCCCTCGTCCGTGTGCTGACGCGACGCGGCGGCATCGACGCGAAGGAGCTTCTCGAGGAGATGGACAAGGTCAAGACCGAGCGTTTCCGCGAGGGGCTGCCGCCCGTGGACGAAGAGGTCACCCACTAGGAGGACCGATGATGGCTCTCATGTTCCTGTTCCCTGAGACGGCCCACGCAATGGGCACCACTGGCGCGCCGTCCGGCCAGACGGCCGGCGGCGGCCCCGGCATGCTGTTCATGCTCGTCGCCATCTTCGCGATCTTCTACTTCCTCATGATCCGGCCCGAGTCGAAGCGCCGCAAGGAGCGCCAGCAGATGATCGACTCGCTGCAGCGCGGCGACAAGGTCGTGACCGTCGGCGGGCTGTACGGCGAGATCCAGGACGTGCACGACGACAAGGTCGTTCTCAGGGTCGCGGAGAACGTGAAGGTCGAGGTGGCGAAGTCGGCCATCAGCGGCAAGAGGTCGTGACGGAGCCCCATGGCGATTCTCCCTGTCTCGAAGCACGGCGATCGGATCTTGTCGAAGCGCGCGCGACCGGTGACCGAGATCACCGATGAGGTGAGAACCCTCATCGACGACATGGTCGAGACGATGCGCCTCGGTGAAACGCCCGCGGTCGGACTTGCGGCCCCGCAGGTCGGCCGCGACCTCGCCGTCATCGTCGCCGAGCCGCCGCCGGACCACGAGGGCACCGAGGCGCTCTACCGGGGCGCCGTCGTGCTCGTGAATCCCGAGGTTGTGCACGCGTCCGGCAGCGATGTCATCGAGGAGGGGTGTCTGAGCTGCCCCGGCGTGACGGCGGAGGTCGAGCGACCGGGGAGCATCGTGGTGAAGGGGCTCGACCGCGACGGCAGGCCGGTGAAGCTCGAGGTCTCCGGCGCGCTCGCGAGGATCTTCCAGCACGAGATCGACCACCTCACGGGCAGGTTTTTCTTCGACCACCTGAACCCCATCAAGCGGCAGCTCCTGAAGGCGCGGATCAGAAGAACGTAGGGCGGAGGCTCCCGGCCTCCGGCCCCGGCGAGTGTCGG
Encoded here:
- the pulA gene encoding pullulanase-type alpha-1,6-glucosidase, coding for MRALGLFVTLCAAALATAAVTKEVVFRFDPAGAMAVTTVTVRGSFNNWGETPMTKQADGAWSVSVDLEPGEYQYKYFVNGQWPQDMETFLAGGPADADADAHTDDGYGGKNAVRIVGEGGPGEAAALEPAPALADGFARIHYHRVKGDYGGWGLHTWEDVVGPTQWTSPLPPTGRDPYGLYWDVKLAAGAKRVGFIVHKGDAKDPGPDMFLEPGTKGREVWLITGRNEMHTSAPDVSLLALGDLTRMRAHWLARGLVAWRVRHTEGNTYRLHAAPDGGLALTTTGVTGGESFALTPDPAGLPREAAAAFPHLMGPQALRLSDADAGRARELVKGQVVVSVTGPDGRLLDATGLQIPGVLDDLFAYDGPLGVRWQHEAPILSVWAPTAKSVKLHLFDWSRAKAAGEIVPMTEEAGVWSAKGAPEWKGKFYLYEVTVYFPATGRVEVNMVTDPYSRSLSTNSERSQIVDLDVEPLKPERWDSLVKPRLDAPEDIVIYELHVRDFSASDPMVREEFRGTYEAFTLDSHGTRHLRELAGAGLTHVHLLPVFDIATINEDRSTWQGPGDLSRFGPDSEEQQAAVARVRDFDAYNWGYDPFHFGVPEGSYARDPDGAHRVLEFRQMVKALSDMGLRVVMDVVYNHTHASGLDRGSVLDKIVPGYYHRLNADGFVETSTCCQNTATEHRMMERLMVDDVVHWARNYKVDGFRFDLMGHHMKRNMLAVREALDALTLEEHGVDGRSVYVYGEGWDFGEVQGGKRGVNATQVNVAGTGIGAFNDRIRDAIRGGSAFSDRREQGFATGLFYDPNGLNRGGEQDRQTLLRITDRLKVGLAGGLRNYAFTDRSGRTARGGDGDNGGYTAEPRESINYCSAHDNETLFDKIAFAAAASATLDDRVRMQCLGMSLVALGQGVPFFHAGVDMLRSKSLETDSYNAGDWFNRLDFTYESNNFGVGLPSAEKNRDRWDLMRPVLARADIRPGKAEIVRAAEHFREMLRVRKSSPLFRLRAATDVQARLRFHNNGPDQVPGLVVMELLDAGAGLPDLDPSASRIVVLFNASKAAVTFGAPEWKKGGFALHPVLAASGDPVVRTASFDRGRGQFTVPARTAAVFVEP
- a CDS encoding alpha/beta fold hydrolase, whose protein sequence is MRRTWAIALVAAAVVLAALGPRIRVGWLAARLLYETARPFEASSPARLRAEPLVQVIELEVGHAVVVADLYRPPGRGPHPGILLVHGMADAGRSDERLTRFADALARAGYVVLVPDLEGLRRFRVSLDDVGTIVSAFEHLRSAPGVRTDRVAMFGASYSGALALLAAADPAIADGVRFCFLLGAYHDLRNVIVFMTTGHYRVDGQWARLEPENFGRWVFLLNVDDVVESPSDRETLERIALAKLADPDADVFSLVGRLGAEGRRVFDIITATDPDAAVALLDELPERASEYLARLSPKGSMASVKARLILVHGRDDNMIPYTESLALAEEAPAGTRTRLELLGSFRHVDLIVEPDGGVHSLARAAAEILALYSIAWDIVAEGRL
- the yajC gene encoding preprotein translocase subunit YajC; this translates as MGTTGAPSGQTAGGGPGMLFMLVAIFAIFYFLMIRPESKRRKERQQMIDSLQRGDKVVTVGGLYGEIQDVHDDKVVLRVAENVKVEVAKSAISGKRS
- the def gene encoding peptide deformylase, whose protein sequence is MAILPVSKHGDRILSKRARPVTEITDEVRTLIDDMVETMRLGETPAVGLAAPQVGRDLAVIVAEPPPDHEGTEALYRGAVVLVNPEVVHASGSDVIEEGCLSCPGVTAEVERPGSIVVKGLDRDGRPVKLEVSGALARIFQHEIDHLTGRFFFDHLNPIKRQLLKARIRRT